In Methanocaldococcus sp., the following are encoded in one genomic region:
- a CDS encoding MFS transporter, protein MVIWVTTFTTMLGIGLIAPLLAIFAKLLGATNSEVGIIFGVFALFRTISQIPVGILSDIFGKKPFIVIGTFFYGVFTLMYNIVGSVLGLLIIRSITGFFSAFVTPIAGSYVANLAPKERLGEYMGIFNASINLGFAIGPFIGGFLADMYGIKTPFYICGFLAILASIIALIKLEELPIKREVEININKLFSIEFLKNKVFLLSFIINILTIMCNASIIAYLAIYAVSFKITLTQVGFMIASTNILSALLQRYMGKLFDKFGIITIILGIIILSIGLYSISVSSEFLTLISSLIDVALGLSMIGTSALSLAIRDIPPQRKGEAMGLFTTSINIGMFFGAVIFGIMADFVGLSNMYRISSILVLVLGSLCYLKIKKYLTNN, encoded by the coding sequence GTGGTTATATGGGTTACTACATTTACAACTATGTTGGGAATTGGTTTAATAGCCCCTCTATTGGCTATTTTTGCTAAACTTTTAGGAGCTACAAATTCAGAGGTTGGAATAATTTTTGGAGTTTTTGCTTTATTTAGGACTATATCTCAAATACCAGTTGGAATTTTGTCAGATATTTTTGGAAAAAAGCCATTCATTGTTATAGGAACATTTTTTTATGGAGTTTTTACTCTAATGTATAATATTGTTGGTTCTGTTTTAGGATTATTAATTATTAGAAGTATTACAGGATTTTTTTCTGCTTTTGTAACTCCTATTGCTGGGTCTTATGTTGCTAACCTTGCTCCAAAGGAAAGATTAGGAGAATATATGGGAATTTTTAATGCATCAATAAATTTAGGTTTTGCTATTGGTCCATTTATTGGAGGTTTTTTGGCAGATATGTATGGAATAAAGACGCCATTTTATATATGCGGATTTTTAGCAATATTGGCATCTATCATAGCACTTATAAAATTGGAAGAACTGCCAATAAAGAGAGAAGTAGAGATAAATATAAACAAACTGTTTTCCATAGAATTTTTAAAAAATAAAGTATTTTTGTTATCTTTTATAATCAACATATTAACTATTATGTGTAACGCAAGTATTATCGCTTATTTAGCAATATATGCAGTATCTTTTAAAATAACATTAACCCAAGTAGGTTTTATGATAGCATCAACAAATATCTTATCTGCACTACTACAAAGATATATGGGAAAATTATTTGATAAATTTGGAATTATAACAATTATATTGGGAATAATAATTTTGTCCATAGGATTATATTCTATTTCTGTATCCTCAGAGTTTTTAACATTAATATCTTCATTAATTGATGTAGCATTAGGATTGTCAATGATCGGAACATCGGCTTTATCATTGGCTATTAGAGATATTCCTCCACAGAGAAAAGGAGAAGCAATGGGATTATTTACAACTAGTATCAATATAGGTATGTTCTTTGGTGCTGTAATTTTTGGAATAATGGCTGATTTCGTTGGATTGTCTAATATGTATAGAATTTCCTCTATATTAGTTCTGGTCTTAGGTAGTTTATGCTATTTAAAGATTAAAAAATATCTAACAAATAATTAA
- a CDS encoding ACT domain-containing protein — MSRVVISVIGQDRTGIVAGISKVLADNNVNILDISQTILNDLFAMIMLVDISKSKIDFTTLKKELEDVGKQLGVQVIVQHEDIFKYMHRI; from the coding sequence ATGAGTAGAGTAGTTATTTCTGTAATTGGTCAAGATAGAACGGGAATTGTTGCTGGAATATCAAAAGTTTTAGCAGATAATAATGTAAATATTTTAGATATTAGCCAAACTATTTTAAATGACCTCTTTGCGATGATTATGCTTGTAGATATTTCAAAATCTAAGATAGATTTTACAACATTAAAAAAAGAACTTGAAGATGTAGGAAAACAGTTAGGAGTTCAGGTTATAGTTCAGCACGAAGATATTTTTAAGTATATGCATAGAATTTAA